One region of Centropristis striata isolate RG_2023a ecotype Rhode Island chromosome 3, C.striata_1.0, whole genome shotgun sequence genomic DNA includes:
- the LOC131964920 gene encoding G-protein coupled receptor 22, whose translation METEGYRDLLETSDGQGISLLDGGGEVGVEEGWSTPYPLGFQVSLTTVLMLELVLGFSSNLTVLVLYCAQSNLVDSVSNLVTVNLHVLDILVCLLCLPLTVAVILLPANENGVGSLATLCCFHEACVTFTSVATAVNVLVISLDRYDISVRPASRLLTPRRAALLLAAVWAVSLAVFFLPFLEGDFFSSRVEDSEDEEPEGRNNDSDLATGPTPIFSSISPTSLPSTHPSSPSHHLTPVWQNRTLLCVGGQGYYTGLAMYYHLLLQVPCFFIAVAVMLFTYSRILQALNIRIGSHMMRGARAKDSTCRIRCRRRRKKDLSLPTEVVSSNQNQNLNHPPLIPSPTPTPTSPPPLPSMPQVMSDSGATVTTVSTAATTPIATTPATPASPTLASASTQPHATTPLPASSMGVHASVSAIIALRRAVRRHRDRRERQRRVLKMSLLIISTFMGCWAPLSAVNVLILCMGPSDSLVRLRLCFLAMAYGTTIFHPLLYAFTRQKLRRALKTRVKKRVVSLLQVDPAPSGGTVIHNSWVEGGQRKNRKPRVEASDGTDRCLTEAVRE comes from the coding sequence ATGGAGACCGAAGGCTATCGAGACCTCCTGGAGACCAGCGACGGTCAGGGGATAAGCCTGCTGGATGGCGGGGGAGAGGTGGGGGTGGAGGAGGGCTGGAGCACACCCTACCCCCTGGGCTTCCAGGTGTCTTTGACCACTGTGCTGATGCTGGAGCTGGTGTTGGGCTTCAGCAGCAACCTGACGGTACTTGTGCTCTACTGCGCTCAGTCCAACCTGGTGGATTCAGTCAGCAACCTGGTCACAGTCAACCTCCATGTGCTGGACATACTGGTCTGTCTGCTGTGTCTGCCGCTGACTGTGGCTGTGATCCTGCTACCAGCTAATGAAAATGGAGTCGGCAGCCTGGCCACGCTGTGCTGCTTTCACGAGGCTTGTGTCACATTCACCAGTGTAGCTACAGCTGTCAATGTGCTGGTGATCAGTTTGGACCGTTACGACATCTCAGTGCGTCCGGCCAGTCGTCTTCTGACCCCCAGGCGTGCAGCACTGCTCCTGGCGGCAGTGTGGGCCGTGTCTCTGGCTGTCTTCTTCCTGCCCTTCCTTGAGGGGGATTTCTTCTCTTCGAGGGTTGAGGACAGTGAGGACGAGGAGCCGGAAGGGCGGAACAATGACTCAGATCTCGCCACTGGGCCGACCCCCATTttttcctccatctctcctaCCTCTTTACCCTCAACTCATCCTTCCTCCCCGTCACACCACCTGACTCCAGTATGGCAGAACAGGACACTGCTGTGCGTAGGAGGGCAGGGGTATTACACAGGCCTGGCCATGTATTACCACTTGTTACTCCAAGTGCCATGCTTCTTTATCGCTGTTGCCGTCATGTTGTTCACCTACTCCAGGATCCTGCAGGCCCTCAACATTCGCATAGGCTCCCACATGATGAGGGGTGCGCGTGCAAAGGACTCCACCTGCAGGATACGCTGCAGGAGACGGAGGAAGAAGGACCTGAGCCTGCCCACAGAGGTAGTATCCTCCAACCAGAATCAGAACCTCAACCATCCTCCTCTCATACCCTCCCCCACCCCTACACCAACATCGCCCCCACCACTCCCTTCCATGCCCCAGGTGATGTCTGACAGTGGAGCAACAGTTACTACTGTAAGTACTGCTGCGACCACCCCCATCGCCACCACACCGGCCACCCCGGCTTCTCCAACCCTGGCTTCAGCCTCAACCCAGCCCCACGCCACCACACCACTGCCTGCCTCCTCCATGGGTGTACATGCCTCGGTTTCTGCCATCATCGCTTTGAGGCGGGCAGTGCGCAGGCACAGGGACCGCCGAGAACGTCAGCGTCGGGTCCTAAAAATGTCCCTACTCATCATATCCACCTTCATGGGCTGCTGGGCCCCTCTGTCCGCAGTCAATGTTCTGATCCTGTGTATGGGTCCCAGCGACAGCCTGGTGCGGCTGCGCCTCTGCTTCTTGGCGATGGCTTATGGAACCACTATTTTTCATCCTCTGCTCTACGCTTTCACCAGGCAGAAGCTGCGGCGTGCTCTCAAAACACGTGTCAAGAAGCGGGTAGTATCCCTTCTGCAGGTGGACCCGGCTCCCAGTGGGGGGACAGTTATTCATAACTCCtgggtggagggaggccagAGGAAGAATCGCAAGCCACGGGTGGAGGCCAGTGATGGCACTGATCGATGCCTCACTGAGGCAGTGAGGGAATGA